The Thioalkalivibrio thiocyanodenitrificans ARhD 1 genome window below encodes:
- a CDS encoding UPF0149 family protein — translation MTISSAALTDTELDALEAFLTSDVTPETAMTLSTLDGYFTAIALNPDLIMPSRWMPWVWDMESGREAPEFESHEEAERVLGLLMRYHNEVTAAVSAGEPDPVFVGDKDGEVTLVNLWAGGFLVGVLKFAEPWWMELMEKQPDKVAPILMFGSEDGLNSLEDHFEDLQQVMDRAPDIITMALDGLCEYFTPLRARAADERVSTYRRSEPRVGRNDPCPCGSGKKFKKCCGMKLH, via the coding sequence ATGACGATATCATCCGCTGCATTGACCGACACGGAACTGGATGCCCTGGAGGCCTTCCTGACCTCCGACGTCACCCCGGAGACCGCGATGACGCTGTCCACCCTGGACGGATACTTCACCGCTATCGCCCTGAATCCGGACCTGATCATGCCGAGCCGCTGGATGCCGTGGGTGTGGGATATGGAATCCGGCAGGGAGGCGCCGGAGTTCGAGTCGCACGAGGAGGCCGAGCGGGTGCTGGGGCTTCTCATGCGCTATCACAACGAGGTGACGGCGGCCGTGAGCGCCGGCGAACCGGACCCGGTGTTTGTGGGAGACAAGGATGGGGAGGTGACCCTGGTGAATCTGTGGGCCGGCGGATTCCTGGTCGGAGTCCTGAAGTTTGCGGAGCCCTGGTGGATGGAACTGATGGAGAAGCAGCCGGACAAGGTCGCTCCGATTCTCATGTTCGGAAGCGAGGACGGACTGAACTCCCTCGAAGACCATTTCGAGGATCTTCAGCAGGTGATGGACCGCGCGCCGGATATCATCACGATGGCGCTGGATGGCTTGTGCGAATACTTTACGCCGCTTCGGGCACGGGCCGCGGATGAGCGCGTGAGCACGTACCGGCGGAGCGAGCCCAGGGTGGGCCGCAATGATCCCTGCCCCTGCGGATCGGGAAAGAAGTTCAAGAAATGTTGCGGCATGAAACTGCATTGA
- a CDS encoding DUF294 nucleotidyltransferase-like domain-containing protein translates to MEAEVREIRDHLVQFPPFDTLSEELLDELAASVEITYFQAGSAILASGDPIHELFYIRSGAVEVYRHNGELYNRLGEGDIFGQLGLLHHHRVRFPVNAIEDTLLYRIPESLFDRLCSEDDSFADFVELSGSRLKSTVEESMRNNDMMVTRVRRLITRLPVMIEESASVQEAARLMTENDISEALLLAPGNGEDSDRVFTDSEDRPWRLAGVLTDQDLRERIVAEGASAQTPIREISHGNLITIQSDESVHEAMLVMLRNNIHRLPVLHRRRPVGVVHLSDIVRYETNSSAYLVSNIFNRTTVKGLARLTPDIRAAFVRLVDQGATSQMIGNAMSSIGRSLMRRLVELAEADLGPPPVPYCFMVHGSLARNDQSIITDQDNAMVLDDSFDPEAHDDYFRELARRVSDGLDACGYPYCKGGIMATNPQWRQPLAHWKRNFEQWIARPDPQRLLHSSIFFDLDAVCGEERFVEELQDLVAARAQASPLFLAALARNAISRTPPLGLFRTFVMEKDGRHDNTINIKRRGVAPMNDVIRVHGLGVGSSAQNAFERLDDIGKASALPAGQTDRLRYALEFLSLVRLRHQAHEIRNDQPVDNSIEPEHVSAADRHNLKEAFQVLSNAQKFLRFRYPSPVR, encoded by the coding sequence ATGGAAGCTGAAGTCCGGGAAATCCGTGATCACCTTGTCCAGTTCCCGCCCTTTGATACCCTGAGCGAGGAACTGCTCGACGAGCTGGCCGCATCGGTGGAGATCACCTACTTCCAGGCCGGTTCTGCCATCCTGGCGTCGGGCGACCCGATTCACGAGCTGTTCTATATCCGAAGCGGGGCGGTGGAGGTATATCGCCACAACGGCGAGCTCTACAATCGTCTCGGGGAGGGCGACATCTTCGGCCAGCTCGGGCTGCTGCATCACCATCGCGTGCGATTTCCGGTCAATGCCATCGAGGACACACTGTTGTACCGGATTCCGGAATCCCTGTTCGACCGTCTGTGTTCCGAGGATGACAGTTTTGCCGACTTCGTCGAGCTGTCGGGTTCGCGCCTCAAGAGCACGGTCGAAGAAAGCATGCGCAACAACGATATGATGGTTACGCGTGTGCGTCGACTGATCACCCGCCTGCCGGTCATGATCGAGGAATCCGCCTCGGTGCAGGAGGCCGCGCGCCTCATGACGGAGAACGACATCTCCGAGGCACTGCTCCTGGCGCCGGGCAATGGCGAGGATTCGGACCGCGTGTTCACTGACTCGGAGGACCGGCCATGGCGGCTGGCCGGCGTGCTCACCGATCAGGACCTGCGCGAACGCATTGTCGCCGAGGGCGCATCTGCCCAGACTCCGATTCGCGAGATCAGCCACGGCAATCTGATCACCATTCAGTCCGACGAGTCGGTGCACGAGGCCATGCTCGTGATGCTGCGCAACAATATCCATCGGCTGCCCGTGCTTCATCGGCGCCGCCCGGTAGGCGTGGTGCATCTCTCTGACATCGTTCGTTACGAGACCAACAGCAGCGCATACCTCGTCAGCAATATCTTCAATCGGACGACCGTGAAGGGTCTCGCACGCCTCACGCCCGATATCCGTGCGGCCTTCGTGCGGCTGGTGGACCAGGGCGCCACGTCGCAGATGATCGGCAACGCCATGTCGAGCATCGGCCGCAGCCTGATGCGCCGCCTCGTCGAACTGGCCGAAGCGGATCTGGGTCCGCCCCCGGTTCCGTACTGCTTCATGGTGCACGGCTCACTGGCCCGCAACGATCAGTCCATCATCACCGACCAGGATAACGCGATGGTGCTGGACGACTCCTTCGATCCGGAGGCGCACGACGATTACTTCCGCGAGCTTGCCCGGCGGGTGAGCGATGGGCTCGACGCCTGTGGGTATCCCTACTGCAAGGGCGGCATCATGGCCACCAACCCGCAGTGGCGCCAGCCGCTCGCGCACTGGAAGCGAAACTTCGAGCAATGGATCGCCAGGCCCGATCCGCAGCGGCTGCTCCACAGTTCGATATTCTTCGATCTGGATGCGGTCTGCGGCGAAGAGCGCTTTGTCGAGGAACTGCAGGACCTTGTCGCCGCGCGCGCACAGGCCAGTCCCTTGTTTCTTGCCGCACTTGCGCGCAACGCCATCAGCCGCACACCACCGCTCGGCCTCTTTCGGACCTTCGTGATGGAAAAGGACGGCAGGCACGACAACACGATCAACATCAAGCGCCGCGGTGTTGCGCCGATGAACGATGTGATCCGCGTGCATGGGCTCGGCGTGGGTTCGAGCGCGCAGAACGCCTTCGAGCGTCTGGACGACATCGGCAAGGCCAGTGCGCTGCCGGCCGGGCAGACGGACAGGCTGCGTTATGCCCTGGAGTTCCTCTCCCTGGTGCGCTTGCGTCACCAGGCCCACGAGATCAGGAATGATCAGCCGGTCGACAACTCAATCGAACCGGAACACGTGTCGGCCGCCGATCGGCATAATCTGAAAGAGGCCTTCCAGGTTCTGAGCAACGCGCAGAAGTTCCTGCGTTTCCGTTATCCCAGCCCCGTGCGTTGA
- a CDS encoding 3'-5' exonuclease has translation MAGDRSHQSEAPTWHEYFRLQAEACTDPVLKRFYHAGLPPEDALIKDVPLMALDFETTGMDAQTHSIVSIGMVPFSLRTIRPAAGCYWIVKPSNALLEESVAFHGITHSEIERAPELDSVLDDVLDALAGHLVVVHYRDIERPFLDRAVMDRRGEHCLFPLIDTMTIEARWEREGRLRRIKRFFGIKPPSIRLSESRARYGLPAYSAHHAKVDAMATAELFQAQVARHYSPETPVSSLWV, from the coding sequence ATGGCCGGCGACCGGTCACACCAAAGCGAAGCGCCCACCTGGCACGAATACTTCCGCCTGCAGGCGGAAGCCTGCACGGACCCGGTTCTCAAGCGGTTCTATCATGCGGGTCTGCCGCCGGAGGATGCGTTGATCAAGGACGTGCCGCTGATGGCGCTCGATTTCGAGACCACGGGAATGGATGCGCAGACGCACTCGATCGTCAGCATCGGCATGGTGCCGTTCAGCCTGCGCACCATAAGGCCGGCTGCGGGGTGCTACTGGATCGTCAAGCCGTCGAACGCGCTGCTGGAGGAATCCGTCGCCTTCCATGGCATCACGCATTCCGAGATCGAGCGTGCACCGGAACTCGATTCGGTGCTCGATGATGTGCTGGATGCGCTGGCCGGTCATCTGGTCGTGGTGCACTATCGTGATATCGAACGTCCGTTTCTGGACCGCGCCGTCATGGACCGGCGCGGGGAGCACTGCCTGTTTCCTCTGATCGATACCATGACGATCGAGGCGCGATGGGAGCGCGAGGGCCGCCTCAGGCGCATCAAGCGCTTCTTCGGTATCAAACCACCCTCCATTCGGTTGTCGGAAAGCCGTGCCCGTTACGGTTTGCCCGCCTATTCGGCCCACCATGCCAAGGTGGATGCCATGGCCACGGCCGAGCTGTTTCAGGCGCAGGTGGCACGGCATTACTCGCCGGAGACGCCGGTTTCATCGCTCTGGGTTTAA
- a CDS encoding BCCT family transporter produces the protein MTESVGVPAPEGAANLIDTDYQIGQDNYQASPLGVNIDIHGSVFAVSSLVILAFVILTLALPDQATATFDAMKNWINTHMTWFFLLAANIFVLLCLGLILSPLGRVRIGGANATPDFRRLSWFSMLFAAGMGIGLMFYGVSEPLTHYGTALGGTTLGEDGVRTDWSPLGAAADDPAGATRLAMAATIFHWGLHPWAIYAIVALSLSIFAYNKGLPLTMRSIFYPLLGERIWGWPGHVIDILAVFATLFGLATSLGIGAQQAASGLGHLFGLGGGNTTLVLLITGITAVAVVSIVAGVDKGVKRLSELNMLLAFLLLMFVVFVGPTLMIATGFFKNLGSYLVALPFLANPFARDDANFSQGWTTFYWAWWISWSPFVGMFIARVSRGRSVREFLIAVLLIPSTVSVFWMTAFGSTAIHQLTGGFEGAAAADLSLQLFMVLGEMPLTEITSFIAIVLVIVFFITSSDSGSLVIDTITAGGKIDAPKPQRVFWGVIEGAVAIALLLGGGLAALQAVAVSAGLPFTLVLLIGCFAIVKGLLSEPRPVKT, from the coding sequence ATGACCGAATCGGTTGGTGTCCCCGCCCCCGAGGGCGCGGCCAACCTGATCGATACCGACTATCAGATCGGTCAGGACAACTACCAGGCCAGCCCGCTTGGAGTGAACATCGACATCCACGGTTCGGTGTTCGCCGTGTCCTCTCTGGTCATTCTCGCCTTCGTCATACTTACGCTCGCCCTCCCCGATCAGGCGACGGCCACGTTCGATGCGATGAAGAACTGGATCAACACGCACATGACCTGGTTCTTCCTCCTGGCGGCGAACATCTTCGTGCTGCTGTGCCTTGGCCTGATCCTGTCGCCGCTGGGCCGAGTGCGCATAGGTGGCGCCAACGCGACCCCCGACTTCAGGAGGCTCTCCTGGTTCTCGATGCTGTTTGCGGCGGGCATGGGTATCGGCCTGATGTTCTACGGCGTCTCCGAGCCGCTCACGCATTACGGTACCGCGCTCGGCGGCACGACCCTGGGCGAGGACGGTGTCCGCACCGACTGGTCCCCGCTGGGGGCGGCGGCCGACGATCCGGCAGGGGCGACGCGCCTGGCCATGGCCGCGACCATCTTCCACTGGGGACTGCATCCTTGGGCGATCTACGCCATCGTGGCGCTGTCACTGTCGATCTTCGCCTACAACAAGGGCCTTCCCCTGACCATGCGTTCCATCTTCTACCCCTTGCTCGGCGAGCGCATCTGGGGTTGGCCGGGGCATGTCATCGACATACTCGCGGTGTTCGCCACATTGTTCGGGCTCGCCACCTCGCTCGGTATCGGCGCACAGCAGGCCGCTTCGGGTCTCGGTCATCTGTTCGGGCTCGGCGGCGGCAACACCACACTGGTCCTGCTGATCACCGGCATTACCGCCGTAGCGGTGGTGTCCATCGTCGCAGGCGTGGACAAGGGCGTGAAACGCCTGTCCGAGCTGAACATGCTGCTGGCATTCCTGCTGCTGATGTTCGTCGTGTTTGTCGGTCCGACGCTGATGATTGCCACGGGATTCTTCAAGAACCTCGGCAGTTACCTGGTCGCGCTTCCCTTTCTCGCCAACCCCTTCGCGCGCGACGACGCGAACTTCAGCCAGGGATGGACGACCTTCTACTGGGCCTGGTGGATCAGCTGGTCGCCGTTCGTGGGCATGTTTATCGCCCGCGTGAGCAGGGGCCGTTCGGTACGGGAGTTCCTGATCGCCGTCCTGCTGATCCCCTCGACCGTGTCTGTCTTCTGGATGACAGCCTTCGGCAGCACCGCCATCCACCAGCTGACGGGCGGATTCGAAGGGGCCGCCGCCGCCGATCTTTCCCTGCAGCTTTTCATGGTACTCGGAGAAATGCCATTGACCGAGATCACCTCGTTCATCGCCATCGTGCTGGTGATCGTGTTCTTCATCACCTCGTCGGACTCCGGCTCTCTGGTGATCGACACGATCACGGCGGGCGGCAAGATCGATGCCCCCAAACCGCAGCGCGTGTTCTGGGGCGTGATCGAGGGCGCGGTCGCCATCGCCCTCCTGCTCGGCGGGGGTCTGGCGGCTCTCCAGGCCGTGGCGGTCTCCGCCGGGCTGCCCTTTACGCTGGTTCTGCTGATCGGATGCTTTGCCATCGTCAAGGGATTGCTGAGCGAGCCCCGGCCGGTCAAGACGTGA
- a CDS encoding universal stress protein yields MFQKIMVPVDLAHLGALERSLTAAVDLARHYDAALCYVGVTTSQPSSVARTPEEYAQKLKAFAHEHAADSRHEPTVRVYNSHDPVADLDDILVRAIDEVDADLIVMGTHLPRHLDAIIPANGSKVAGHTKASVFLVRPEAPE; encoded by the coding sequence ATGTTCCAGAAGATCATGGTACCGGTGGATCTTGCGCATCTGGGCGCGTTGGAGAGATCGCTCACCGCTGCTGTCGACCTGGCACGTCACTACGACGCGGCGCTCTGCTACGTCGGCGTGACAACCTCCCAACCCAGTTCCGTGGCGCGTACCCCTGAAGAGTATGCGCAGAAGCTCAAGGCGTTCGCTCACGAGCATGCGGCGGACAGCAGACATGAACCGACGGTCCGCGTTTACAACAGCCACGATCCGGTGGCCGACCTCGACGATATTCTTGTGCGGGCGATCGATGAGGTCGACGCCGACCTGATCGTCATGGGTACCCACCTTCCCAGGCATCTGGATGCGATCATCCCCGCCAACGGCAGCAAGGTCGCCGGCCATACGAAGGCGTCCGTGTTTCTCGTGCGTCCGGAAGCGCCTGAATAA
- a CDS encoding porin → MPKNKNLIATTMAMTLTAPAAANADEINFQFYGSARVHAESVRPDDTSVLDAYTGIRDAYSRIGFKADYALGGTMELFGQLELPLDLANKAVQDPWDQDQDIRVAQIGLRGDFGSVSYGQMWMPYYNAIAYPVDMFSSYYSGFATYTAFRRGDTVAYYSPGFRGFYFGAGWSDSNGADGDDRIQVTGSYTYGRTTVSVGMDDLGGEFNSRIYGISMLRTMGNLYIGAKYEVHDSRITSGYGADGDRAVNLYGGYTAGKNTFKLMLANVENYGENIVHLGVDHQLLPRMKLFAEYYYEEDTAALTEKRGGLAETAWTAGGGQVLAAGARFDF, encoded by the coding sequence ATGCCGAAGAACAAGAATCTGATTGCCACCACCATGGCCATGACCCTCACCGCGCCTGCCGCCGCGAACGCCGACGAGATCAACTTTCAGTTCTACGGATCGGCACGTGTCCACGCTGAATCCGTGCGTCCCGACGACACCTCGGTCCTGGATGCCTACACCGGGATCCGGGATGCATACTCGCGCATCGGTTTCAAAGCCGACTATGCGCTTGGCGGCACCATGGAGCTGTTTGGCCAGCTGGAACTGCCGCTGGATCTCGCCAACAAGGCGGTGCAGGACCCCTGGGATCAGGACCAGGACATCCGGGTCGCCCAGATCGGCCTGCGGGGTGATTTCGGCAGCGTCTCCTACGGCCAGATGTGGATGCCGTACTACAATGCCATCGCCTATCCGGTGGACATGTTCAGCTCCTACTACAGCGGTTTCGCAACCTATACCGCCTTTCGCCGCGGCGACACGGTCGCCTACTACAGCCCCGGCTTCCGCGGGTTTTACTTCGGGGCGGGCTGGAGCGACAGTAACGGTGCGGATGGCGACGACCGCATCCAGGTGACAGGCAGCTACACCTACGGAAGGACGACCGTATCCGTGGGCATGGATGATCTTGGCGGAGAATTCAACTCCCGGATCTACGGCATCTCGATGCTGCGGACCATGGGCAACCTGTACATCGGCGCCAAGTACGAGGTGCACGACAGCCGGATCACCTCCGGTTACGGCGCCGATGGCGACCGCGCCGTGAACCTCTATGGCGGATATACGGCGGGCAAAAACACCTTCAAGCTGATGCTGGCCAATGTGGAGAACTATGGCGAGAACATCGTCCACCTGGGCGTGGATCACCAGTTGCTCCCCCGGATGAAGCTCTTTGCCGAGTATTACTACGAGGAAGACACCGCTGCCCTCACCGAGAAGCGCGGGGGCCTCGCGGAAACCGCATGGACCGCGGGGGGCGGCCAGGTCCTTGCCGCGGGCGCGCGCTTTGATTTCTAG
- a CDS encoding NTP/NDP exchange transporter — translation MTAIFQRIFNVRRDELVPVLFAALFFFCILTALMLLRPARDALGLQRGIEAVRWLFIGTAVITLLVNPVFGLLVSRFRRLHFISLTYVFFALSLLGFYLLMVLTPEAVGVTSGQVFYVWFSVFNLFVTMVFWALMADRFSLEQGKRFFGMIAVGGTCGAIFGPWLASVLVRPIGTPALLLVSAGFLMLALAAAWMVARLQPEQPREVDPADPEAPPVVSEHAIIGGSAWEGFRAVFRSRYLLGIAAYVVILAIMATFIYFTRLQMVAALGDDLDLRTTWFARIDLITQVATLLLQGIVAGHLMKRLGVHVTLALLPVTVALGFIGLAIVGSLAALIVFEATFRAVQRAIMRPARETLYTVVSREDKYKSKAFIDTFVYRGGDVVGAQTEGLLGRLGMGLAALASVAVPLALAWAALGFWLGRAQQRRAGHADQGALVPGLEPLEQRR, via the coding sequence ATGACCGCGATCTTCCAGCGTATCTTCAACGTGCGCCGCGACGAACTGGTGCCGGTGCTGTTCGCGGCGCTGTTCTTTTTCTGCATCCTGACGGCATTGATGCTGCTGCGGCCCGCGCGCGACGCGCTCGGCCTGCAGCGCGGTATCGAGGCGGTGCGCTGGCTGTTCATTGGCACGGCGGTCATCACGCTGCTGGTGAACCCGGTGTTCGGCCTGCTGGTCAGCCGCTTCCGGCGCCTGCACTTCATCTCTCTCACCTATGTCTTCTTTGCCCTGAGCCTGCTGGGCTTCTACCTGCTGATGGTGCTTACACCCGAGGCGGTGGGTGTCACCAGCGGACAGGTGTTCTACGTCTGGTTCAGCGTATTCAACCTGTTCGTCACCATGGTGTTCTGGGCGCTCATGGCGGACCGCTTCTCCCTGGAGCAGGGCAAGCGCTTCTTCGGCATGATCGCCGTGGGCGGCACCTGCGGCGCCATCTTCGGGCCGTGGCTGGCATCGGTGCTGGTGCGGCCCATCGGCACGCCCGCGCTGCTGCTGGTGTCGGCCGGGTTTCTGATGCTGGCACTGGCCGCCGCCTGGATGGTGGCCCGCCTTCAGCCGGAGCAGCCCCGGGAGGTGGATCCTGCGGACCCCGAGGCCCCGCCCGTGGTCAGCGAGCACGCCATCATCGGGGGCAGTGCCTGGGAGGGCTTTCGCGCGGTGTTCCGGTCACGCTACCTGCTGGGCATCGCCGCCTACGTGGTGATCCTTGCGATCATGGCGACCTTCATCTATTTCACCCGCCTGCAGATGGTGGCCGCGCTGGGCGACGATCTGGATCTGCGCACGACCTGGTTCGCGCGCATCGACCTGATCACCCAGGTGGCCACCCTGCTGCTGCAGGGGATCGTCGCAGGTCACCTGATGAAACGCCTCGGCGTGCACGTGACGCTGGCCCTGCTGCCCGTCACGGTGGCGCTGGGCTTCATCGGGCTGGCGATCGTCGGTTCGCTGGCGGCGCTGATCGTGTTCGAGGCGACATTCCGCGCCGTGCAGCGCGCCATCATGCGCCCCGCGCGCGAGACGCTCTACACCGTTGTCAGCCGCGAGGACAAGTACAAGTCGAAGGCCTTCATCGACACCTTCGTCTACCGGGGCGGGGATGTGGTCGGCGCGCAGACCGAGGGCCTTCTGGGGCGCCTCGGTATGGGTCTGGCGGCACTGGCCAGCGTCGCCGTGCCGCTGGCACTCGCCTGGGCGGCGCTCGGTTTCTGGCTGGGCCGGGCGCAGCAGCGGCGCGCGGGCCATGCGGATCAGGGGGCGCTCGTCCCGGGGCTCGAACCACTGGAACAGAGGAGATAG
- a CDS encoding aldo/keto reductase, translating into MTTRRQVLKLTLAAGAALGLPAGLLQAGSARGNLITRVIPSTGERVPVVGLGSSATFAQVARSEDVSALREVMSAMLEHGGAIFDTAPSYGASEEVAGDIARALGITDKVFWATKVNVAGRNGGRADPEAARAQLESSFFHLNTEVIDLIQVHNMGDVPTQLGMLKELKEEGRVRYIGVTTTFPHQYPELMEVMRREPIDFIGTDYAIDNRDKEDTILTLARDRGIGVLVYAPFGRTRLWERVRGHEVPGWAAEFDARSWGQFFLKFVLAHPAVTAATPATSRARHMIDNMGAAYGRLPDADALRRMVAHIESL; encoded by the coding sequence ATGACCACACGCCGCCAAGTGCTCAAGCTCACACTGGCCGCCGGCGCCGCACTGGGGCTGCCCGCTGGGCTCCTGCAGGCAGGGTCCGCTCGCGGGAATCTGATCACGCGGGTCATCCCCTCCACCGGCGAACGTGTGCCGGTGGTGGGCCTGGGCAGCTCGGCCACCTTCGCTCAGGTGGCCCGGAGCGAGGATGTGTCGGCGCTGCGCGAGGTGATGTCCGCCATGCTTGAACACGGTGGGGCGATCTTCGACACCGCGCCTTCCTATGGCGCCTCCGAGGAGGTGGCCGGCGACATCGCGCGTGCGCTGGGCATCACCGACAAGGTCTTCTGGGCCACCAAGGTGAATGTGGCCGGGCGTAATGGCGGGCGCGCGGATCCGGAGGCGGCGCGCGCCCAGCTGGAGAGTTCGTTCTTCCACCTGAACACGGAGGTCATCGACCTGATCCAGGTGCACAACATGGGTGACGTGCCGACCCAGCTGGGCATGCTCAAGGAACTGAAAGAGGAGGGGCGTGTGCGGTATATCGGCGTCACCACCACGTTCCCGCACCAGTATCCGGAGCTGATGGAGGTGATGCGCCGCGAGCCGATCGATTTCATCGGCACCGACTACGCCATCGACAACCGCGACAAGGAGGACACGATCCTTACCCTCGCGCGGGATCGCGGCATCGGCGTGCTGGTCTATGCGCCGTTCGGTCGCACAAGGCTGTGGGAGCGCGTGCGCGGGCATGAGGTGCCCGGGTGGGCCGCCGAGTTCGATGCCCGGTCGTGGGGGCAGTTCTTCCTCAAGTTTGTGCTGGCGCACCCCGCGGTGACCGCCGCGACGCCGGCCACCAGCCGCGCGCGCCACATGATCGATAACATGGGTGCGGCGTACGGGCGTCTTCCGGACGCCGATGCCCTCCGCCGGATGGTGGCGCATATCGAGAGCCTGTGA